In a genomic window of Ipomoea triloba cultivar NCNSP0323 chromosome 3, ASM357664v1:
- the LOC116011903 gene encoding autophagy-related protein 3, with protein sequence MVLSQKLHEAFKGTVERITNPRTVSAFKEKGVLSVSEFIIAGDNLVSKCATWSWESGEPSKRKSYLPADKQYLITRNVPCLRRASSVEEEYEAAGGEVLIDNDDNDGWLATHGKPRENKREEDDDLPSIDTLEISKKNAIQSIPSYFGGDEEEDIPDMGDFEDADNLIESDPGTLQNTYIVANEPEDDNILRTRTYDVSITYDKYYQTPRVWLTGYDESRMLLQPELVLEDVSQDHARKTVTIEDHPHLPGKHASIHPCRHGAVMKKIIDVLMSRGVEPEVHKYLFLFLKFMASVIPTIEYDYTMDFDLGSSSS encoded by the exons ATGGTGCTCTCGCAGAAGCTTCACGAAGCATTCAAGGGCACGGTGGAGAGAATCACCAACCCTCGCACCGTCTCTGCGTTCAAAGAGAAAGGCGTCCTAAGCGTCAGCGAGTTCATCATCGCCGGCGATAACCTCGTTTCTAAATGCGCTACATGGTCTTG GGAGTCAGGTGAGCCTAGCAAGAGAAAGTCATATTTACCTGCCGACAAGCAATACTTGATCACTCGAAATG TTCCTTGTCTGAGGAGAGCATCATCAGTAGAGGAAGAATATGAAGCTGCTGGAGGAGAAGTTCTTATtgataatgatgataatgaCGGTTGGCTGGCAACACACGGGAAACCGAGAG aaaacaaaagggaGGAGGATGACGACTTACCTTCAATAGACACGTTAGAAATAAGTAAGAAGAATGCCATCCAATCAATTCCTTCATACTTTGGGGGTGATGAGGAGGAAGACATACCAGACATGGGAGACTTTGAGGATGCTGACAATCTTATTGAATCAGATCCT GGTACACTTCAAAATACATATATTGTGGCTAATGAGCCTGAGGACGATAATATTTTAAGAACTCGGACATATGATGTCAGCATCAC GTATGACAAGTACTACCAAACTCCTCGTGTTTGGCTCACTGGATATGATGAG TCAAGGATGCTACTACAGCCAGAGCTTGTACTTGAAGATGTCAGCCAAGACCATGCTCGCAAGACG GTGACCATTGAAGATCATCCCCACTTGCCCGGGAAACATGCTTCCATACATCCTTGTCGACATGGAGCTGTTATGAAGAAAATTATTGATGTTCTCATGTCAAGAGGAGTTGAACCTGAAGTTCacaa gtACCTCTTCTTATTCTTGAAATTTATGGCCTCCGTGATTCCAACAATTGAGTATGATTACACCATGGACTTTGATCTTGGCAGCTCTAGCTCCTGA